The nucleotide sequence GAAAGGGACAATCGCAATGGATGCCCAATCAGGGACCGGGCTGTTTCGCCTCGGCCCGATCCGGGCCCTCCCAATCCTCCCGCCGATAGACCCAGTAGTGAACCAGCAGCTCGACGAAGGCGTACAGCCACGCAACAAGCAGTGCAAAGGTGACGGTAATCGCCGCCCCGGGGAAAATCGCATACACGAGATACACCGTCGCCCACGCCAAAACAAAATCCACCACGGCGGCGACAAACCCGTTCCACCTGGGGATCACAAATCGATCTGTCCAGTATCCCACCCCCGCCAACATCACCGTTCCGGCCACGAGGTGAACCAGTTGAAACGATCCATATAATGGAAAGAAAAAATGGATAAACCCCAGGCTCACAAAAGCGGCCACCACCCGCCAGAATCCGATCATCAGTGCCCGCATCCGGATCCCTCCCTCTCCCCTAGGATGGCGGATCCGGTTTCTTTCTATACCGCAAACTCACAGCGCTCCTCGATGGCGCCGCGCCTCATATAATAGCAAGGCAGCTGCCACCGCCACATTCAACGACTCACCTCCCCCGGGCATGGGGATGTGGACCTTCCCGCGACACAGATGGCGAACCTCTGGACTGATCCCCCGTCCCTCGTTCCCCAGCACGATCATCACGGGGATGTTCCAGTTCCATCGGTCATAGCGGACGCCCTCGCCCACGGCCGTCTCCACCGGCTCGACACCTTTAGCATGCCATTCGCCAATCATGTTCACCAATCGGCCCTGCCGAATCGGTACTGTAAACGCTGCCCCCATAGAACTCCGCACTGCCTTGGGCGAAAAAGGATCTGCCGTATCCTCCCCACACAAAACTCCGGTAACTCCCACGGCCCGAGCCACCCGCAGCACCGCCCCCACGTTGCCCGGATCCTGAATGCCATCTAAAGCCACCATCAAGACCGGGTCTTCCTCGGGCGCTTCCACCGCAAAACCCGGCATCGGCCGTTCGGGGATTCGCACCACCGCCGCAATCCCCTGGGGTGTGATCACCTCACACACTCGCTCCAAGACCCGGCGGTCTACCGGCTGTACCGGACATCCCTTCCCCCGGGCCTCCTCCACTAAGGAAGCCACCTCCGGGGTCTGATCCCGAGGGTCGAACAACACGACCTCAATCCCCAACCCGGAGTGCAAGGCTTCGCCAACCAGATGTGGGCCCTCGGCCAAAAAAGTTCCCCGGCGCCGGCGCTCCTTGCCGCGCCGAAGGGCCGCCCACTCTTTCACCCGGGCGTTCTGCAAGGAGCGGATCTCTTCCTCCCCCACCCCTTCACCCCCTATGCTTCCTCCTCCAGTCGGCGAAGGTCTTCATTACTCCCGATCACCACGAGGATATCCTGTTCCCTCAACCGATCGTCGGCAAGAGGCGAGATATTGATATTCTCTCCCCGTTTAATGGCCATGACGTTGCATCCGTACTTGGCCCTGATGTCGAGTTGGCGCAGCGTTTTCCCCACCATTCCTTTGCCAGCCGCCACTTCAGCAATGCTGTAATCGGGCGAAAGCTCGATGTAATCAAGAATGTTGGGCGAAACGAGATTGTGCGCGACACGTAATCCCATGTCCCGTTCCGGATGCACCACCCGATCCGCACCGATCCGGGACAGAACTTTCCCGTGCAGTTCGGTCTGGGCTTTCGCGACGATAAAAGGCACCCCCAATTCCCGGACAATTAAGGTACAGAGAATACTGGCCTGGATATCCCCACCGATCCCGACCACCGCCACGTCAAAATTCCGCAGGCCCAAAGCCCGGAGCGCCTGTTCGTCCGTCGCGTCCGCCTGAACCGCGTGGGTCACCGAATCCATAATATCTTCGATCACTTCCCGGTCTCCGTCGATCGCCAGCACTTCATGTCCCGTCTGATACAGCGTCTTGGCCACGCTGGAACCAAACCGGCCCAGTCCAATGACGACGAATTGTTTCAATAAAGCCACCTCCTATCCCACGAACAAATTCTCTTCCGGGTACCGCAGGATGGCCTTTTTCCGCCCCCGCTGCGCCAAGGCCAACCCCAAGGTCAGAGGCCCCACCCGGCCAATATACATCATCAATAAGATCATAAACCGACCCGGAGGGGATAATTCGGGGGTCAGATTCGTGGAGAGTCCCACCGTACCGAAAGCCGATGTCGTCTCATAGAGTAAACGGATAAAATTAACCGGCTCCATTAACGTCAAGATAAAGGTCCAGGTGGCGATCAACATGATCGACATAATTGCAATCGACAACGACTTGTAGATCGTTTTTGTGGAAATCGTTCGTCCGTACAACACCACGTTCTCCTTGTCGGTGATGACGGACCAGGTAAACAGGACAATGGCAGCAAAAGTCACCGTCTTGATCCCCCCGCCGGTCGAACCGGGCGAAGCGCCGATGAACATCAACACAATATCCAAGAATAAAGACGGAGTGGACAACTGGCTGATATCTACCGTGGTATACCCCGCCGTACGGCTGGTGACGCTGAGGAATAACGCCGAAAGGATCTTTCCCCTCCAATCCAAGGGCCCAAAAGTCTGAGGCCGATCCCATTCTAAAGCCAAAAAAGCCGCCGCACCCACCAGCAGCAGCCCCAGTGATGTGATCACCACAAGCTTCGTATGAAGACTCAGCCGCCGACTCCGGCGACGCTTCATAAGGTCCACGATCACCGTGAAGCCCAGACCTCCGAGGGTGATCAAGGCCATGATGGTCAGATTCACGACGGGATCCTCAGCATAACCCGACAAACTGCGAAAATCACCGAACAAATCGAACCCGGCGTTACAGAAAGCGGACACGCCATGAAAAAGCCCGAAATACAGGGCCCGCCACCAGAGCATATCGAAACTCCAACGCACAGCGAGGATGAGGGCGCCGATTCCCTCCACGGTCAACGTCATCAGCACCACATTGCGACTAAATTTGACCAGTCCCGAAAGGGTGGCCACATTGAGCGATTCCTGAATGACCAGCCGTTCTTTGAGACCGATTCGGTGCCGGGACATGATGAGCAGGAAAGTCGCCACAGTCATAAATCCCAAACCGCCGATCTGAATGAGCAGAAGAATAACCACTTGTCCAAAATGGCTGAAGTACGTTCCGGTATCGACCACCACCAGCCCGGTGACGCACACCGCGGACGTCGCTGTGAACAGCGCATCCAAAAAGTCCAGCCCCCGCCCGCTTTGGGAAGAGACGGGCAAGCTGAGAAGGACCCCCCCGACGAAGATCACAGCAGCAAATCCCAACACCAATACCCGGGCCGGGGTCCATACTGAAGGCCGGCTCGACAACCCTGTCACCCACCCATCTGATTCCGTATAATCCCTGGTCCCCTCGCCTCCAGGTACCGACTGCTCGTCCGCCGATAGTATGTATCATCACTCTACATGGGGAAAACTATTTGCTCTCGTATAAGGAAAGACCTACCAGGTAGGTCTTTCCCAAATCAAGCATTTAATTTGGTTTTGGCCAGGTTTGCCAATTCCGCAAAAGCTTTGTCGTCGTTGACGGCCAAATCCGCCAACATCTTTCGGTTGACTTCCACCCCTGCCATTTTCAATCCATGCATCAAGCGACTGTAAGAAAGGCCGTTCAACCGAGCCGCCGCATTGATCCGGCTGATCCACAGTTTGCGAAAATCCCGCTTGCGCTGCCGCCGATCTCGGTAGGCGTACATCAGCGATTTCATCACCTGCTGATTCGCCATCTTGTACAAGCGGTGTTTCGCCCCAAAATACCCCCGGGCGAGTTTAATCACCTTTTTTCTGCGGCGCCGGGTGACCGGCCCTCCTTTAACTCGTGCCATGACTCAACCCCCCTGTTTTTGGCCCTGTCTCTTCCCGCTTCGGCTTCGTTTATTTTAAATAGGTCACCAATTGCCGGACCCTCTTAAAATCCCCCTTGGAAACCAAAGCGGCTTTACGAAGTTTACGCTTCCTCTTCGGCGTCTTCCCTGTAAACAAATGGCTGTGGTACGCATGAAACCGCTTCAGTTTCCCGGATCCCGTTTTCCGGAACCGCTTTGCGGCGGCCCGTTGGGTTTTCATCTTCGGCATGCCTGCTCCTCCATTCCGTGATCAGTGGTTCGACTGCTTGGGGGCAAGAATCATGATCATGTTCCGCCCCTCTAACTTCGGAGGCCGCTCCACCACGCACAGGTTCTCCACTTCTTTCGCCATGCGCTCGAGGATCCCCTGACCAATGCGGGTGTGGGTGATCTCCCGGCCCCGGAACCGAACCGTGGCTTTCACCTTGTCCCCCTGCTCCAGAAAACGGACCACCGCCCGAAGTTTGGTTTGAAAATCGTGGTCTTCAATGTTGGGAGTGAGCCGCACTTCTTTGAGACTCACGATCTTTTGGTTGCGCCGCGCTTCTTTGTCGCGTTTGGACTGTTCGTATTTATACTTACCATAATCCATGATTCGACAAACCGGCGGCTTGGCCGTGGGCGCAACGTTGACCAGATCCAGGTTTTTTTCGGCTGCGATGCGCAGGGCATCCCGCAGCGAAACGATGCCCAACTGCTCGCCGTCCACATCGATCAACCGCACTTCCCGGGCCCGAATCTGTTCGTTCACTTGCAGATCTTCCTTGCTAATCATCTGTCACCTCCAGTGATGATCCTTCCGCCCGAGAATGGGCGGCCATAAAAAAGCGCGGAACTCTGTCCGCGCCGATTATGCATGATAAAGTCACTCGCAGGTGTGACTGGCACCTTTAAAACCCGGCAACAGCCAGCTTCGACGCCGACGGGTGAGAAGCGGACAGCTTCTACTTGGAGTTCCCTATTCTTCTGACGATGACCATCCTACCACAGCCGGGCTCACCGGTCAAGGGGTTCGGGTCCGGGCTTCTTCGGCGATCGCGACGAGGACTTCCTCGGCGGATCTCCGGCCGAGATCACCCTGTCCCCGTTTGCGAACCGATACTTCACCCGTCTGAGCCTCCTGATCCCCGATGACCAGCATGTACGGGATTTTCTGCACCTGGGCCTCCCGGACTTTGTAGCCGATTTTCTCCGCCCGCCCATCTACTTCAACTCGCAGCCCCATGGCCCTTGCCCGGCTCTGCACCTCCTTGGCGTAGGGCAGATGTCCGGCGCCAATGGTCAGGACCCGAGCTTGCACCGGTGCCAGCCACACGGGAAACGCACCGTTGTAATGCTCGATGAGAAGCCCGAAAAACCGTTCGAAGGACCCCAGTACAGCCCGGTGAATCATCACCGGCCGGTGGCGTTCATTGTCCTCGCCGACGTAGGTGAGATCAAATTTCTCGGGCATTTGAAAATCCAACTGGATGGTGCCGCATTGGTGAGAACGCCCAAGGCTGTCCTTCACGTGAAAATCGATCTTCGGCCCGTAAAAGGCGCCATCTCCTTCATTGATTTGATACTCCAGGCCTCGGCTCTCCAGGGCCTTGCGCAGTCCCTCGGTGGCCGCCTCCCACAGTTCATCAGAGCCGGTAGAATTCTCGGGCCGGGTCGACAACTCCACCCGGTAGGGAAAGCCGAACGCGGCGTACACGCGATCGATCAAGTCCATGCAGGCGAACACTTCGTCTTGGATCTGATCCGGGCGGACGAACAAGTGGGCGTCGTCCTGGGTGAACTCCCGGACTCGAAGCAGCCCGTGCAGGGCACCGGACAATTCATGGCGGTGCAGCAACCCGAACTCCGCCATCCGGATGGGCAGATCCCGATAAGATCGGACCCGGTGTTTAAAGGTGAGGGCGTGACCGGGACAATTCATGGGTTTTAAGGCGAATTCCCGTTCATCCACTTCGGTGAAATACATGTTTTCTTTGTAGTGATCCCAGTGGCCGGAACGCTCCCAGAGCACCCGGTCCATCAAGATCGGCGTCTTGACCTCTTCATAGTCGTATTCATTCAGAAACTCCCGCATGAACCGTTCCAGTTCATTGCGGATCACCATGCCCTTGGGGAGAAGAAAAGGCATCCCCGGAGCCTCGTCTGCGAAAAAGAACAATTCCAAGTCCCGTCCCACCCGTCGGTGGTCGCGCTTCCGGGCTTCCTCCACCCGGCGCAGATACTCTTCAAGCTGTCGCTGGGTGGGAAAGGCAGTGGCGTAGATGCGGGTGAGCATCTCCCGGTTGCTGTCCCCTCGCCAGTATGCACCGGCCAAAGACAACAGTTTAAACGCTTTGATTCGGCCGGTGGAGGGAAGATGCGGTCCCCGGCATAGATCGGTGAACTCCCCTTGGTGGTACACCGTGATCACCGCATCCGGGGGCAGGTCCCGAATGATCTCCACCTTGAATCGGTCGTCCCGGCCCCGGAACATCTCCAACGCCTCGTCCCGGCCGAGCACTTCCCTGCGAATGGGCAGATCTTCCTTCACCACCCGCTCCATCTCCTGCTCGATCTTGGGGAGATCTTCCGGGGTAAATTCATGATCGGCAAAATCATAGTAGAATCCATCCTCGATCACCGGTCCAATGGCGAACTTCGCGCCCGGAAAAAGGCGGCTGACAGCCTGGGCCATCACGTGGGCACAGGTGTGCCGGTACACTTCCAGGCCCTCGGGATCGTCGAGGGTGACGAATTCCACCTCCCCATCCTCTTGCACAGGCGTCGAAAGGTCTACCAGCTTCCCGTTCCACTTGGCCGCCACGGCATGTTTGCCCAAGGACCGGGACAGAGTCCCGGCCACTTCTGCCAGAGTGGCCCCCTTTTGGAATTCCCGAACCGAACCGTCTTTCAAGCGGATCCTCACAGGATCTGTCACCCGCACACTCATCCGAACTTCCTCCTTGTTTGTGCTCAAACCACACATCAAAAAAGCGCCCGCATCCCGCCGTATTGGCAGGGACGAAGACGCTCGTTCGTGGTTCCACCCTACTTTAACTTGTAAGGGGCCACGGCATTGGTCGACCATGTTTCCCTCACAAGTCCTCCTTCGCCGTTAACGCCGGCCACGGCTGCGCTTACTTGCCACCCCACGTCAGGGCGGGTTGGGCGCGCGGCTACGAGGGGGTTTTCCCAAACGTTCCTCGGTAAGGAGCTTCCACCCGCCCACATATCGGAGCGGCTCCTCTCTCTGGTCCGATCCCGCCGGTACTCTCCTCGGTCATCGCCATTGCTCACTGATCCATTCAGAACCTGAGTGACAAGGTAATCCTCTGGGGCCGTATTATAAACATCCTGCTGCCGGATGTCAATTCGCATCAGATCCCCGTCTTGGGACGGGGATCTGATGCCTTGCGCATCTGGTTTTGGGGTATTCTCATCGACCACAGCATAACCGCAACTCGCACATCGTCCAATAATCGTCTCTCAGTACGAGTGGTTGAACCCCACATACACGACATAAGACTATCTAGCTGAATTATAAGTTGCACTTAAATTATTGTCAAGACCGAATTTCCAGTCTATGAGCTTTGTTCGCTGAACCTGTCATCGTCCTCCGCCGACGTCTGCTCTCCGGACGATTTGCCCCCCCACCCGTTCAAATGATCGATGGTCCCGCTCCGATAACTGTCCATGACCTGACGGTGGGTCTCAAGAAGACTTTCGGCTTCATCTTCCAACAAGCGCCAAGTGCCAGGGCCCCATTCGTTTTCCTGAGATTCGGTGCCCCCCGGTCGTCCTTCCGGTGGACCCAGTGGACCGCGATTCGACATATGCTCCCGCCCCCTTTCGGCTTTCCCTCGTAGCCTTCGGAGCGGGCGACATTTTTATGCAAGGGCTGTCCAACTCACTTCATCACCGATGTCCCAGTTATTGACCACCTCGGATGGCAGACAGAAAGTACAGTCGATTCCCATCCGGGTCGGTGAGGCTGACCGCTCTGTACCCCCAAGGCTGGTCTTCGGGCACCCCTTCAAAATCCACCTCGCCCCGGAGTGCTTCGTACAGACGATCCACATCGGAGACGTCAAAACTAATGTGGTCGATCCCCGTCGGATTACCGACTAAATCTGGTTGGCGGCGATCCGCCGGCGCCGGCCCGGACGTCTGGAATAGGTACAGCACCGCCGTGCCCGCACGAATCGTCGCCCCGGGTGTCTCATCCTCCCCTACAACTTCGAAGCCGAGAAGCCGATAAAAAGACAGCGAACGCTGTAGGTCCCGAACCGCGACCCCGACATTATTGACACCTGTGATCACACAGCACACCTCCCTGAACATGACTGTTTACAGGTCCATCGAAGGATCTCCATTACTCTTTCGACGTCCCGGCGAAAACTCCTGTCTTATGAACTCACCGGCCGCGCCGCAGGTGGTATCGCTCAAGTCGTCTAACAGGTAAAATAGACTTAGTCTCGAAAATGCCGCCCATTTTATCTTTGAATCGGACAAGGAGTGACATTCATGGAACCGGTCGTTGTCAAAGCGATCCAAGACGAGTACCCAGACACCTTTTCGTGGTGTTACGGCTGCGGAAGACTGAATGAGAAGGGGCATCATTTTCGCACTGGATGGGAGGGGGACCAGACGGTCACCTACTTTACCCCGGAACCGCAGCACACTGCAATACCGGGTTTTGTGTACGGTGGAGTCATTGCTTCCCTCATCGATTGCCACGGAACCGGATCCGCCTCCCTGGCGCTGCACCGGAAGAACGGACACGAGGTCGGTGACGGAGCGGAACCGCCACGTTTTGTGACTGGCTCCTTAAAAGTAAAATTTATCCGACCAACGCCTCAGGGGGTCCAGTTAAAAGCGGTGGGTACGGTTCAGGAAATCAGCCCCACGAAGTGGAAAGTGGACGCGGAAGTCTATGCGGGCGATACCCTCTGCGCCAAGGGCGAAGTCATCGCCGTGTTGATGCCTGACACCTTCGTGAAACACGGTGAGCAATAGGGTCGAAAACACTCGCGAAAACAAAGGGAGGGATCTTGAACAGGTCCAGGGCAACGAGGTCATCAACACGAATCGATCCCCACAGGCTGTATCGCTTCGGTCCCCGGGCGGCTGTATCGATGGGGCGTCAATCTGGTGCGGTCTTTCATCCAGGGAATCCGGGACTGGGCCAGTGCAATCAGAGATGCCTTATTCCAGGGATTCAATAATACCAAGGCCGCCATTGAAGGCCATAGCCCGCCGTGGAAGGCGGCCTGTGAAGGCAAACACCGGCCTTTTCTGCATTTCCAGTCACTTTTTGCAGGTTGTTGCATTCTATCACATCCCCGAAAGCTCCCGAAGACAGTATTTCTGGAACCGTAGATTTGCAATAAATTTGCAATCCGCCTCAGACATGACAAAGGGGGCCGGGTAAAAAACCCGAACCCCCTTGATTTTCCTGGTGCCGGGAGCGGGGCTCGAACCCGCACGGGGCTATGCCCCAACAGATTTTAAGTCTGTTGCGTCTGCCGATTCCGCCATCCCGGCCTGGTCAAACCTGCCCTCGCGACCTGTCGGTAAACGTATACGCCACCAGAATCAAGAATATCTTGATGGCCGGGTCATGTCAAGGAGCCGCCATCGCTCCGTTAAAATCTGATATGAACGAGGCTGTCAAGTACCCGGCCCCGTGGTTCTTTGTTTGTCAGTGAAGGGCCTGGCCCGGAGTCCTGTCCATCGTCGACGGTCGGCAGTCTGATATCCGTGGATTGGTTACCACATGTCGGACCCCCGTCAGAAGGGCTGCCTCGGACTAGCGACGTGCGTCAGGATATGCCCAGTGCGGCCACCAGAGCAGGACCCATCACTTGAGTCGGGTGGCGTCTATTGGGCGTGCTCAGAAAGCCTATAGCCACCGGCCCCGTTTAACGCTTACCTTTTCCTTTCCCAGACTTATGGACATTGTAACAGTCAGCTTCTGGACTGGCAATCCCGTCAGCATTGGGCCATTATGGAATAACGGTAACAATAACGCACTCATTTACCTCTCTCAAGAAAAGTAGGTTTTTCTTCGTTTTTCTCACTCAATCGCACGATTTCGCATTTGACCATTCCGTACTCAGACTGCACAATCGTTCATGAGAGCGGTTTTGGCTCTTTGAGGGTGCACCAAAGTAGACGGTACCTGACCGTCTCCTAAATTATGGTACGCCCCTCGGATCTCCACCAAACACTTTCGTGGTTTACCCTCTCATGTCTCACAGGGTCGATGCCCTCAGCAGTCCCTCGTACGGCCTATCGAAAGGGTGGAGGCCAGCTCAGCTTTCTTACTGGGTCGTGGCCCGCATGGAGTGAATATCTGCCGGCTTCTCCGTGCTGTACGTTTGTCAAATGCAAATGAAGCGATGAAGGAGTTCTTCATGACGGACGACATTCCAAGTGTTCGCCTTGGTGGCAGCCGTCGTGAGCCTGTCAAGGCTGTTTTTTCGCCTTGACAGGCGGTTCAGGCTACCCACACTGGTGGTTGTGGCTGAATCCACACCTGTGGATTCAGCCTTCATTCAACAGAGGTGAAACACGGCCTTCTACACAGTCACTTGGTCCGCAAGCTGCCGATAAGCTGGACCCAGGGCGCGAATCGGATCATACTCCACCTGTCGAGTGCCAAGGGTAAACAGGATACGGATCAGTTTTCCACAAAGGGCGATGAGTGACTGCTTCGGCTTCAGGGCGTTGTCCACACGGGTCTTGAAGTGGTGGTGCAACAGTTTGAACTCTGGATTGATCGCAACCAGGTAAAAGACGGCTCGATACAACAGGGCCCGCAGCCTGGCTCTCCCCCGTTTGCTGATGCGGGTTTGCCCTTTATGTTTACCTGAACTGTTTTCCCTCAGGTTTAATCCCGCCAACTTGCGGATTTGGTGCCAGCTTGTGAATCGCGATAGGTCACCCACTTCGGCCAGGAAGCCAGCCACTGTGGATAAACCAAGGCCTGGGATCCGCAGCATTTGCGCTGCCCCCGGAATGTGTGTCAGGAGCTGTGCAATCTGTGCCTCTAGTTGGTTGAGTTGCTGTTGGAGCAGGTCATACTGGCTCATCAGGATCTGCAGCTCCTGACGGGCCATCCCCAGCCCTTCGGTCAGGCCAATGGACGCTTGTGCGATATCCACAAGCCGCTTGGCTGCCTTCAGTCCAACTCCGCGTCGGATCCCCACCTCCTTCCACATCTCGACAATCTGCTCCGGGTTCATTTGAGCGATATCCACAGGCAGCCAGCCCTGCCGCAGGATGGCCAACGCCGCTTTCCCGTCCCACTGCTTGAACACCGTGGGGACAAACTCCGGAAAATAGCGATCCAGCCAGTTTTGGATCCGGTGTTGTACCCGTATGAGATCCTCGTTTAAGCGTTCCCGTTGGTTCATGCCGCTGCGCAGCTCGGCGTAGACACCCACCGGAACGATCGGTTCCTGGTACCGCCCGTCTTTGACCAAACGGGCGATGGTCAGGGCATCCTTGACATCATTCTTGGTCGGTGAGTTGTCGTCGAATTCCTTGCTCTTCTTCACGTGGGACGGATTGACGTGAACCACGGAAATGCCCCGGTTCCGCAGGAACTGCCCCAAGGCCATCCAGTAGTGTCCCGTGGGCTCCATCCCGACAAGGACGTCCTCTTTGGCATAGGAATGTTTTAACCCCTTCAGCCACTGCACTAGACCTTCGAGTCCAGTCCTGGTATTCTCAAAGGTGAGGGGCTTGCCCAGTTCGATGCCTCGCCAGTCCACGCAACGAGCGACGTGGATGTGTTTGGCGACGTCAACACCGACAATGAGGGTTCCCTCCGTGATGCGCTGAATCTTGGCGTTTACATTCCTGGCCATTGCTGCTTCACCCTCCTGGTTTCTGGTTGGTTTGGACAACTACCACAATACCAGGAGGTTTTTTATGCAGCAAACCTCAAATTACTTCACTACAGGACTGCTTTCTAATCAAAGTTATCTCAGTCAGCTGTTCCACGAAACAGATTGGCCACACGCATCCCATGCGCCTCCATGGCTCTTCGAGCCTCAAGGGGTCTTCTGTTCCTCAGATGTTCAAGTATTTCCATGTGTTCTTCTAAAGATAGGCGCATGTTTTCAGGTTTAAACAAAATATCGGTTGACGTTGTATAATCAACAAGATCCCATTGAAGTTCAACCAACATGCGGATATGACTGAGCCCCGCTGTCAAGTGAATGACGTTGTGAAATTCACGATTCAGAAGAGAATATTGTTGAACTGACAGACGCCTTGATTCCATGAGTTGTATCAACTCTTCAAGCATCTGCAATTCTTCATCGCCGATGCGTTTTGATGCCCATTCCGCCAACACACCCTCCAACACCGCCCGACTGAGCAACTTCTCAAACAATTCATTAGAAGTAGAGGTGCGCACAAAGACGCCGACTTGCGGAACCATTTTAATAAAGCCTTCCTGTTCAAGGCGGGTAAACGCCTCCTGAATCGGTGTACGGCTGACCCTTAATTCTTCGGTTATCCGTTGTGCATCAATAAGTTGACCAGGCTGTAGTTCTCTGGATTGAATCTTTCTCTTAATATAAAGATAGACTTGGTCCCTTTTTCTACCATAATAATGTTCATAATGACCATCTTGTTGAGTTCCTTCAACAAGGGACAACCTCTTGCGGAACAATTTCAATTTGTTCTCCAGCTCGTCATCCGGCTGCGACCCGTTTGAACCTAAATGACTCATAGCATTCCAGCCACCCTTCCGATCCAGCAGGCTCTCAACTTAACTATATTAAACAATTCTGTGACTCAAGGGAAGGTTCCTTTGATCCAAAAGACAAATAACCCAAAACTTTGGTAGAAAGGATACCCACCAGGTGAATAAAAAAGCGTTTAATATTGAGCACGCCGTTCAAGGTCTTAGTTGGTGGCCCGCCCATGCTTTTGCGATCTCACGACTGCTCATACTTGCCGCTCTCTTTTACGTCCTCCTAAACCGCGTGTGAACAAGCGTAATTATTAATTTCTATAAAAAAGAAACTAGACTGGAGGATGATTGGTAGTAGGTCCAAAAGGGCTTTCTAGCAATTTCCTAAAAATATCGTCTGATTGCCATGTGAGACTTTCCAGCTGCAACGCATCCAGGTAAACCCTTTTTCCTGTCCGACGATCTTGAATCATTAAACGGTCGGAATTTCCGCTTGAATCTATTTTGACAATAACACTGGCAAATTCGTTTTCAACATTCATAGCCTTGTTCATGGGTTACTTTCGCCTCCTTAATACAAAACTTGGTCAAATCCAATATATGATCCCTGCTCTGGTACATAATCATAAGATGTTAATCATTAATCGAGCAGTACCAAGACATTCGTTCGCGATTAAATCTTTACTGAAACATTTTGATTGTTTTGGGCGTTTTGAGCACCCCGTTCGTAGAGAACCATCTCAAACCCCTCCTGGTGATGCTTACTTGCCTTTCCCATACTCTACCCAAGAGGGGCGGATGGTCCGATCATATGTTACAAAATTCCTCCCATTTTGATACAGTATATCAGGACCAATTTCGAATTACCAAGAAGCCTCGCCTTAGAAGAAAACGGAAATGGCCCGCGGTAAAACTCGTTGATCGAGGTAGACATAACGCCTCAAAATCTTCCATGAATCACCATCCCGAATTAAAGTATCCTCACGACGCCCCACATAATAGTACTCTTCGTGTTCTAACCTTGATTGGTAAACGATAAAGTTTGAATGCACCACAAAACTATTATCGTCCACATTATCCAAAATAAAGATATTTGTCACAAATCTCCTCGTCCTCGAACGAGGCTGTTCAGCATGCGCTAATCGCGTTTGCATTCTTTCA is from Kyrpidia tusciae DSM 2912 and encodes:
- the thrS gene encoding threonine--tRNA ligase, which encodes MSVRVTDPVRIRLKDGSVREFQKGATLAEVAGTLSRSLGKHAVAAKWNGKLVDLSTPVQEDGEVEFVTLDDPEGLEVYRHTCAHVMAQAVSRLFPGAKFAIGPVIEDGFYYDFADHEFTPEDLPKIEQEMERVVKEDLPIRREVLGRDEALEMFRGRDDRFKVEIIRDLPPDAVITVYHQGEFTDLCRGPHLPSTGRIKAFKLLSLAGAYWRGDSNREMLTRIYATAFPTQRQLEEYLRRVEEARKRDHRRVGRDLELFFFADEAPGMPFLLPKGMVIRNELERFMREFLNEYDYEEVKTPILMDRVLWERSGHWDHYKENMYFTEVDEREFALKPMNCPGHALTFKHRVRSYRDLPIRMAEFGLLHRHELSGALHGLLRVREFTQDDAHLFVRPDQIQDEVFACMDLIDRVYAAFGFPYRVELSTRPENSTGSDELWEAATEGLRKALESRGLEYQINEGDGAFYGPKIDFHVKDSLGRSHQCGTIQLDFQMPEKFDLTYVGEDNERHRPVMIHRAVLGSFERFFGLLIEHYNGAFPVWLAPVQARVLTIGAGHLPYAKEVQSRARAMGLRVEVDGRAEKIGYKVREAQVQKIPYMLVIGDQEAQTGEVSVRKRGQGDLGRRSAEEVLVAIAEEARTRTP
- a CDS encoding VOC family protein translates to MITGVNNVGVAVRDLQRSLSFYRLLGFEVVGEDETPGATIRAGTAVLYLFQTSGPAPADRRQPDLVGNPTGIDHISFDVSDVDRLYEALRGEVDFEGVPEDQPWGYRAVSLTDPDGNRLYFLSAIRGGQ
- a CDS encoding PaaI family thioesterase, producing MEPVVVKAIQDEYPDTFSWCYGCGRLNEKGHHFRTGWEGDQTVTYFTPEPQHTAIPGFVYGGVIASLIDCHGTGSASLALHRKNGHEVGDGAEPPRFVTGSLKVKFIRPTPQGVQLKAVGTVQEISPTKWKVDAEVYAGDTLCAKGEVIAVLMPDTFVKHGEQ
- a CDS encoding IS110 family RNA-guided transposase, whose translation is MARNVNAKIQRITEGTLIVGVDVAKHIHVARCVDWRGIELGKPLTFENTRTGLEGLVQWLKGLKHSYAKEDVLVGMEPTGHYWMALGQFLRNRGISVVHVNPSHVKKSKEFDDNSPTKNDVKDALTIARLVKDGRYQEPIVPVGVYAELRSGMNQRERLNEDLIRVQHRIQNWLDRYFPEFVPTVFKQWDGKAALAILRQGWLPVDIAQMNPEQIVEMWKEVGIRRGVGLKAAKRLVDIAQASIGLTEGLGMARQELQILMSQYDLLQQQLNQLEAQIAQLLTHIPGAAQMLRIPGLGLSTVAGFLAEVGDLSRFTSWHQIRKLAGLNLRENSSGKHKGQTRISKRGRARLRALLYRAVFYLVAINPEFKLLHHHFKTRVDNALKPKQSLIALCGKLIRILFTLGTRQVEYDPIRALGPAYRQLADQVTV
- a CDS encoding GntR family transcriptional regulator, with translation MSHLGSNGSQPDDELENKLKLFRKRLSLVEGTQQDGHYEHYYGRKRDQVYLYIKRKIQSRELQPGQLIDAQRITEELRVSRTPIQEAFTRLEQEGFIKMVPQVGVFVRTSTSNELFEKLLSRAVLEGVLAEWASKRIGDEELQMLEELIQLMESRRLSVQQYSLLNREFHNVIHLTAGLSHIRMLVELQWDLVDYTTSTDILFKPENMRLSLEEHMEILEHLRNRRPLEARRAMEAHGMRVANLFRGTAD
- a CDS encoding aromatic-ring-hydroxylating dioxygenase subunit beta, translated to MTNLEILKEIETFLYREAYLLDQGDFEAWLDLFTDEAVYWMPTTETRDNDQEKSPVLGEWHLIEDDKYFLRKRYERMQTRLAHAEQPRSRTRRFVTNIFILDNVDDNSFVVHSNFIVYQSRLEHEEYYYVGRREDTLIRDGDSWKILRRYVYLDQRVLPRAISVFF